The Mustela erminea isolate mMusErm1 chromosome 18, mMusErm1.Pri, whole genome shotgun sequence genome has a window encoding:
- the SLC26A11 gene encoding sodium-independent sulfate anion transporter isoform X1, with the protein MPSSVKALGQARPSGAGMAPQTRCCSLAAVQRRLPILAWLPDYSLRWLKMDLVAGLSVGLTVVPQALAYAEVAGLPPQYGLYSAFMGCFVYFFLGTSRDVTLGPTAIMSLLVSFYTFHEPAYAVLLAFLSGCIQLAMGFLHLGFLLDFISYPVIKGFTSAATVTIGFGQIKNLLGLQDIPRQFFLQVYQTFRKVGEIRAGDAVLGLVCVLLLLVLKLMRDHVPPVHPEMPPGVRLSHGLVWTATTARNALVVSFAALVAYSFEVTGYQPFILTGQTAEGLPPVRIPPFSVTTANGTVSFAEMVQDMGAGLAVVPLMGLLESIAVAKSFASQGGYRVDSNQELLAIGLTNVLGSLVSSYPVTGSFGRTAVNAQSGVCTPAGGLVTGVLVLLSLNYLTSLFYYIPKSALAAVIIMAVAPLFDTRVFGTLWRVKSPVRHPGRDPGVCADPAALRGQTQDAGVRGPGAGPAAGQRPAFPRGGGPPGGDHHPGPGSVAPALCHPGVLARLQRRLHRGAGARGTAGGLPQARRHPRPRGPAALVSVVSLSENVNSLPLLARRKARFFSPSSGAEVPVLRVLLSADLKGVQYFSTLEEAEKSLLQESGTQPYNVGEDSVPEHKVALLKA; encoded by the exons ATGCCCTCCTCTGTGAAGGCGTTGGGTCAGGCCCGGCCGTCGGGTGCCGGCATGGCCCCCCAGACCCGCTGCTGCTCCCTGGCGGCCGTGCAGAGGCGGCTGCCCATCCTGGCCTGGCTGCCCGACTACTCGCTGCGGTGGCTGAAGATGGACTTGGTCGCGGGCCTCTCGGTGGGGCTCACGGTGGTTCCCCAGGCGCTGGCCTACGCGGAGGTGGCTGGACTCCCGCCCCAG tatGGCCTCTACTCTGCCTTCATGGGATGCTTCGTGTATTTCTTCTTGGGCACCTCCCGGGATGTGACGCTGGGCCCCACGGCCATCATGTCCCTTCTGGTCTCCTTCTACACTTTCCACGAGCCCGCCTACGCTGTGCTGCTCGCCTTCCTGTCCGGCTGCATCCAGCTAGCCATGGGCTTCCTGCACTTGG gcttcctgctggactTCATCTCCTACCCCGTCATCAAAGGCTTCACCTCCGCTGCCACTGTCACCATCGGCTTCGGGCAGATCAAG AACCTCCTGGGACTGCAGGATATCCCGAGGCAGTTTTTCCTGCAAGTGTATCAGACGTTCCGCAAGGTCGGAGAGATCAG GGCGGGTGATGCCGTGCTGGGGCTGGTGTgcgtgctgctgctgctggtgctgaAGCTGATGCGGGACCACGTGCCCCCCGTGCACCCGGAGATGCCCCCGGGCGTGCGGCTCAGCCACGGGCTGGTTTGGACGGCCACCACAG CCCGCAACGCGCTGGTGGTCTCCTTTGCCGCCCTGGTCGCGTACTCCTTTGAGGTGACCGGATACCAGCCTTTCATTCTAACGGGGCAGACTGCCGAGGGGCTCCCTCCCGTCCGGATTCCGCCCTTCTCCGTGACCACGGCCAACGGGACAGTTTCCTTCGCCGAGATGGTGcag GACATGGGGGCTGGGCTGGCCGTGGTGCCCCTCATGGGTCTCCTGGAGAGCATTGCGGTGGCCAAGTCCTTCG CTTCTCAAGGTGGTTACCGTGTCGACTCCAACCAGGAGCTGCTGGCCATCG GCCTCACCAACGTGCTGGGCTCCCTCGTCTCTTCCTACCCGGTCACCGGCAGCTTTGGACG GACGGCTGTGAATGCCCAGTCGGGGGTGTGCACCCCGGCAGGGGGCCTGGTGACAG GCGTCCTGGTGCTGCTGTCGCTGAACTACCTGACCTCGTTGTTCTACTACATCCCCAAGTCCGCGCTGGCGGCCGTCATCATCATGGCTGTGGCCCCGCTGTTCGACACCAGGGTCTTCGGGACGCTGTGGCGCGTGAAGA GTCCAGTACGGCATCCTGGCCGGGACCCTGGTGTCTGTGCTGATCCTGCTGCACTCCGTGGCCAGACCCAAGATGCAG GTGTCAGAGGGCCCGGTGCTGGTCCTGCAGCCGGCCAGCGGCCTGCATTTCCCCGCGGTGGAGGCCCTCCGGGAGGCGATCATCACCCAGGCCCTGGAAG CGTCGCCCCCGCGCTCTGCCATCCTGGAGTGCTCGCACGTCTGCAGCGTCGACTCCACCGTGGTGCTGGGGCTCGAGGAACTGCTGGAGGACTTCCACAGGCGCGGCGCCACCCTCGCCCTCGTGGGCCTGCAG CGCTCGTCTCCGTGGTTTCCCTGAGTGAGAATGTGAACAGCCTCCCACTTCTAGCGCGGCGGAAAGCCCGTTTCTTCTCTCCGTCCTCCGGCGCGGAG GTTCCTGTCCTCCGTGTCCTGCTGTCCGCGGACCTGAAGGGTGTCCAGTACTTCTCCACCCTGGAAGAGGCAG AGAAGAGCCTGCTGCAAGAGTCGGGGACCCAGCCGTACAACGTTGGCGAGGACTCCGTTCCGGAGCACAAGGTCGCCCTGCTGAAGGCCTGA
- the SLC26A11 gene encoding sodium-independent sulfate anion transporter isoform X2: protein MPSSVKALGQARPSGAGMAPQTRCCSLAAVQRRLPILAWLPDYSLRWLKMDLVAGLSVGLTVVPQALAYAEVAGLPPQYGLYSAFMGCFVYFFLGTSRDVTLGPTAIMSLLVSFYTFHEPAYAVLLAFLSGCIQLAMGFLHLGFLLDFISYPVIKGFTSAATVTIGFGQIKNLLGLQDIPRQFFLQVYQTFRKVGEIRAGDAVLGLVCVLLLLVLKLMRDHVPPVHPEMPPGVRLSHGLVWTATTARNALVVSFAALVAYSFEVTGYQPFILTGQTAEGLPPVRIPPFSVTTANGTVSFAEMVQDMGAGLAVVPLMGLLESIAVAKSFASQGGYRVDSNQELLAIGLTNVLGSLVSSYPVTGSFGRTAVNAQSGVCTPAGGLVTGVLVLLSLNYLTSLFYYIPKSALAAVIIMAVAPLFDTRVFGTLWRVKSPVRHPGRDPGVCADPAALRGQTQDAGVRGPGAGPAAGQRPAFPRGGGPPGGDHHPGPGSVAPALCHPGVLARLQRRLHRGAGARGTAGGLPQARRHPRPRGPAGSCPPCPAVRGPEGCPVLLHPGRGREEPAARVGDPAVQRWRGLRSGAQGRPAEGLSGGWCPSDAWGIPQKVLGAVMPDAAL, encoded by the exons ATGCCCTCCTCTGTGAAGGCGTTGGGTCAGGCCCGGCCGTCGGGTGCCGGCATGGCCCCCCAGACCCGCTGCTGCTCCCTGGCGGCCGTGCAGAGGCGGCTGCCCATCCTGGCCTGGCTGCCCGACTACTCGCTGCGGTGGCTGAAGATGGACTTGGTCGCGGGCCTCTCGGTGGGGCTCACGGTGGTTCCCCAGGCGCTGGCCTACGCGGAGGTGGCTGGACTCCCGCCCCAG tatGGCCTCTACTCTGCCTTCATGGGATGCTTCGTGTATTTCTTCTTGGGCACCTCCCGGGATGTGACGCTGGGCCCCACGGCCATCATGTCCCTTCTGGTCTCCTTCTACACTTTCCACGAGCCCGCCTACGCTGTGCTGCTCGCCTTCCTGTCCGGCTGCATCCAGCTAGCCATGGGCTTCCTGCACTTGG gcttcctgctggactTCATCTCCTACCCCGTCATCAAAGGCTTCACCTCCGCTGCCACTGTCACCATCGGCTTCGGGCAGATCAAG AACCTCCTGGGACTGCAGGATATCCCGAGGCAGTTTTTCCTGCAAGTGTATCAGACGTTCCGCAAGGTCGGAGAGATCAG GGCGGGTGATGCCGTGCTGGGGCTGGTGTgcgtgctgctgctgctggtgctgaAGCTGATGCGGGACCACGTGCCCCCCGTGCACCCGGAGATGCCCCCGGGCGTGCGGCTCAGCCACGGGCTGGTTTGGACGGCCACCACAG CCCGCAACGCGCTGGTGGTCTCCTTTGCCGCCCTGGTCGCGTACTCCTTTGAGGTGACCGGATACCAGCCTTTCATTCTAACGGGGCAGACTGCCGAGGGGCTCCCTCCCGTCCGGATTCCGCCCTTCTCCGTGACCACGGCCAACGGGACAGTTTCCTTCGCCGAGATGGTGcag GACATGGGGGCTGGGCTGGCCGTGGTGCCCCTCATGGGTCTCCTGGAGAGCATTGCGGTGGCCAAGTCCTTCG CTTCTCAAGGTGGTTACCGTGTCGACTCCAACCAGGAGCTGCTGGCCATCG GCCTCACCAACGTGCTGGGCTCCCTCGTCTCTTCCTACCCGGTCACCGGCAGCTTTGGACG GACGGCTGTGAATGCCCAGTCGGGGGTGTGCACCCCGGCAGGGGGCCTGGTGACAG GCGTCCTGGTGCTGCTGTCGCTGAACTACCTGACCTCGTTGTTCTACTACATCCCCAAGTCCGCGCTGGCGGCCGTCATCATCATGGCTGTGGCCCCGCTGTTCGACACCAGGGTCTTCGGGACGCTGTGGCGCGTGAAGA GTCCAGTACGGCATCCTGGCCGGGACCCTGGTGTCTGTGCTGATCCTGCTGCACTCCGTGGCCAGACCCAAGATGCAG GTGTCAGAGGGCCCGGTGCTGGTCCTGCAGCCGGCCAGCGGCCTGCATTTCCCCGCGGTGGAGGCCCTCCGGGAGGCGATCATCACCCAGGCCCTGGAAG CGTCGCCCCCGCGCTCTGCCATCCTGGAGTGCTCGCACGTCTGCAGCGTCGACTCCACCGTGGTGCTGGGGCTCGAGGAACTGCTGGAGGACTTCCACAGGCGCGGCGCCACCCTCGCCCTCGTGGGCCTGCAG GTTCCTGTCCTCCGTGTCCTGCTGTCCGCGGACCTGAAGGGTGTCCAGTACTTCTCCACCCTGGAAGAGGCAG AGAAGAGCCTGCTGCAAGAGTCGGGGACCCAGCCGTACAACGTTGGCGAGGACTCCGTTCCGGAGCACAAGGTCGCCCTGCTGAAGGCCTGAGCGGGGGCTGGTGCCCATCTGATGCCTGGGGAATCCCGCAGAAGGTTCTGGGTGCTGTGATGCCAGATGCCGCCCTATGA
- the SLC26A11 gene encoding sodium-independent sulfate anion transporter isoform X3, which yields MPSSVKALGQARPSGAGMAPQTRCCSLAAVQRRLPILAWLPDYSLRWLKMDLVAGLSVGLTVVPQALAYAEVAGLPPQYGLYSAFMGCFVYFFLGTSRDVTLGPTAIMSLLVSFYTFHEPAYAVLLAFLSGCIQLAMGFLHLGFLLDFISYPVIKGFTSAATVTIGFGQIKNLLGLQDIPRQFFLQVYQTFRKVGEIRAGDAVLGLVCVLLLLVLKLMRDHVPPVHPEMPPGVRLSHGLVWTATTARNALVVSFAALVAYSFEVTGYQPFILTGQTAEGLPPVRIPPFSVTTANGTVSFAEMVQDMGAGLAVVPLMGLLESIAVAKSFASQGGYRVDSNQELLAIGLTNVLGSLVSSYPVTGSFGRTAVNAQSGVCTPAGGLVTGVLVLLSLNYLTSLFYYIPKSALAAVIIMAVAPLFDTRVFGTLWRVKRLDLLPLCVTFLFCFWEVQYGILAGTLVSVLILLHSVARPKMQVSEGPVLVLQPASGLHFPAVEALREAIITQALEASPPRSAILECSHVCSVDSTVVLGLEELLEDFHRRGATLALVGLQVPVLRVLLSADLKGVQYFSTLEEAEKSLLQESGTQPYNVGEDSVPEHKVALLKA from the exons ATGCCCTCCTCTGTGAAGGCGTTGGGTCAGGCCCGGCCGTCGGGTGCCGGCATGGCCCCCCAGACCCGCTGCTGCTCCCTGGCGGCCGTGCAGAGGCGGCTGCCCATCCTGGCCTGGCTGCCCGACTACTCGCTGCGGTGGCTGAAGATGGACTTGGTCGCGGGCCTCTCGGTGGGGCTCACGGTGGTTCCCCAGGCGCTGGCCTACGCGGAGGTGGCTGGACTCCCGCCCCAG tatGGCCTCTACTCTGCCTTCATGGGATGCTTCGTGTATTTCTTCTTGGGCACCTCCCGGGATGTGACGCTGGGCCCCACGGCCATCATGTCCCTTCTGGTCTCCTTCTACACTTTCCACGAGCCCGCCTACGCTGTGCTGCTCGCCTTCCTGTCCGGCTGCATCCAGCTAGCCATGGGCTTCCTGCACTTGG gcttcctgctggactTCATCTCCTACCCCGTCATCAAAGGCTTCACCTCCGCTGCCACTGTCACCATCGGCTTCGGGCAGATCAAG AACCTCCTGGGACTGCAGGATATCCCGAGGCAGTTTTTCCTGCAAGTGTATCAGACGTTCCGCAAGGTCGGAGAGATCAG GGCGGGTGATGCCGTGCTGGGGCTGGTGTgcgtgctgctgctgctggtgctgaAGCTGATGCGGGACCACGTGCCCCCCGTGCACCCGGAGATGCCCCCGGGCGTGCGGCTCAGCCACGGGCTGGTTTGGACGGCCACCACAG CCCGCAACGCGCTGGTGGTCTCCTTTGCCGCCCTGGTCGCGTACTCCTTTGAGGTGACCGGATACCAGCCTTTCATTCTAACGGGGCAGACTGCCGAGGGGCTCCCTCCCGTCCGGATTCCGCCCTTCTCCGTGACCACGGCCAACGGGACAGTTTCCTTCGCCGAGATGGTGcag GACATGGGGGCTGGGCTGGCCGTGGTGCCCCTCATGGGTCTCCTGGAGAGCATTGCGGTGGCCAAGTCCTTCG CTTCTCAAGGTGGTTACCGTGTCGACTCCAACCAGGAGCTGCTGGCCATCG GCCTCACCAACGTGCTGGGCTCCCTCGTCTCTTCCTACCCGGTCACCGGCAGCTTTGGACG GACGGCTGTGAATGCCCAGTCGGGGGTGTGCACCCCGGCAGGGGGCCTGGTGACAG GCGTCCTGGTGCTGCTGTCGCTGAACTACCTGACCTCGTTGTTCTACTACATCCCCAAGTCCGCGCTGGCGGCCGTCATCATCATGGCTGTGGCCCCGCTGTTCGACACCAGGGTCTTCGGGACGCTGTGGCGCGTGAAGA GGCTGGACTTGCTGCCCCTCTGTGTGACGTTCCTGTTCTGCTTCTGGGAGGTCCAGTACGGCATCCTGGCCGGGACCCTGGTGTCTGTGCTGATCCTGCTGCACTCCGTGGCCAGACCCAAGATGCAG GTGTCAGAGGGCCCGGTGCTGGTCCTGCAGCCGGCCAGCGGCCTGCATTTCCCCGCGGTGGAGGCCCTCCGGGAGGCGATCATCACCCAGGCCCTGGAAG CGTCGCCCCCGCGCTCTGCCATCCTGGAGTGCTCGCACGTCTGCAGCGTCGACTCCACCGTGGTGCTGGGGCTCGAGGAACTGCTGGAGGACTTCCACAGGCGCGGCGCCACCCTCGCCCTCGTGGGCCTGCAG GTTCCTGTCCTCCGTGTCCTGCTGTCCGCGGACCTGAAGGGTGTCCAGTACTTCTCCACCCTGGAAGAGGCAG AGAAGAGCCTGCTGCAAGAGTCGGGGACCCAGCCGTACAACGTTGGCGAGGACTCCGTTCCGGAGCACAAGGTCGCCCTGCTGAAGGCCTGA
- the SLC26A11 gene encoding sodium-independent sulfate anion transporter isoform X4, with protein sequence MPSSVKALGQARPSGAGMAPQTRCCSLAAVQRRLPILAWLPDYSLRWLKMDLVAGLSVGLTVVPQALAYAEVAGLPPQYGLYSAFMGCFVYFFLGTSRDVTLGPTAIMSLLVSFYTFHEPAYAVLLAFLSGCIQLAMGFLHLGFLLDFISYPVIKGFTSAATVTIGFGQIKNLLGLQDIPRQFFLQVYQTFRKVGEIRAGDAVLGLVCVLLLLVLKLMRDHVPPVHPEMPPGVRLSHGLVWTATTARNALVVSFAALVAYSFEVTGYQPFILTGQTAEGLPPVRIPPFSVTTANGTVSFAEMVQDMGAGLAVVPLMGLLESIAVAKSFASQGGYRVDSNQELLAIGLTNVLGSLVSSYPVTGSFGRTAVNAQSGVCTPAGGLVTGVLVLLSLNYLTSLFYYIPKSALAAVIIMAVAPLFDTRVFGTLWRVKSPVRHPGRDPGVCADPAALRGQTQDAGVRGPGAGPAAGQRPAFPRGGGPPGGDHHPGPGRYAPISAASPPRSAILECSHVCSVDSTVVLGLEELLEDFHRRGATLALVGLQVPVLRVLLSADLKGVQYFSTLEEAEKSLLQESGTQPYNVGEDSVPEHKVALLKA encoded by the exons ATGCCCTCCTCTGTGAAGGCGTTGGGTCAGGCCCGGCCGTCGGGTGCCGGCATGGCCCCCCAGACCCGCTGCTGCTCCCTGGCGGCCGTGCAGAGGCGGCTGCCCATCCTGGCCTGGCTGCCCGACTACTCGCTGCGGTGGCTGAAGATGGACTTGGTCGCGGGCCTCTCGGTGGGGCTCACGGTGGTTCCCCAGGCGCTGGCCTACGCGGAGGTGGCTGGACTCCCGCCCCAG tatGGCCTCTACTCTGCCTTCATGGGATGCTTCGTGTATTTCTTCTTGGGCACCTCCCGGGATGTGACGCTGGGCCCCACGGCCATCATGTCCCTTCTGGTCTCCTTCTACACTTTCCACGAGCCCGCCTACGCTGTGCTGCTCGCCTTCCTGTCCGGCTGCATCCAGCTAGCCATGGGCTTCCTGCACTTGG gcttcctgctggactTCATCTCCTACCCCGTCATCAAAGGCTTCACCTCCGCTGCCACTGTCACCATCGGCTTCGGGCAGATCAAG AACCTCCTGGGACTGCAGGATATCCCGAGGCAGTTTTTCCTGCAAGTGTATCAGACGTTCCGCAAGGTCGGAGAGATCAG GGCGGGTGATGCCGTGCTGGGGCTGGTGTgcgtgctgctgctgctggtgctgaAGCTGATGCGGGACCACGTGCCCCCCGTGCACCCGGAGATGCCCCCGGGCGTGCGGCTCAGCCACGGGCTGGTTTGGACGGCCACCACAG CCCGCAACGCGCTGGTGGTCTCCTTTGCCGCCCTGGTCGCGTACTCCTTTGAGGTGACCGGATACCAGCCTTTCATTCTAACGGGGCAGACTGCCGAGGGGCTCCCTCCCGTCCGGATTCCGCCCTTCTCCGTGACCACGGCCAACGGGACAGTTTCCTTCGCCGAGATGGTGcag GACATGGGGGCTGGGCTGGCCGTGGTGCCCCTCATGGGTCTCCTGGAGAGCATTGCGGTGGCCAAGTCCTTCG CTTCTCAAGGTGGTTACCGTGTCGACTCCAACCAGGAGCTGCTGGCCATCG GCCTCACCAACGTGCTGGGCTCCCTCGTCTCTTCCTACCCGGTCACCGGCAGCTTTGGACG GACGGCTGTGAATGCCCAGTCGGGGGTGTGCACCCCGGCAGGGGGCCTGGTGACAG GCGTCCTGGTGCTGCTGTCGCTGAACTACCTGACCTCGTTGTTCTACTACATCCCCAAGTCCGCGCTGGCGGCCGTCATCATCATGGCTGTGGCCCCGCTGTTCGACACCAGGGTCTTCGGGACGCTGTGGCGCGTGAAGA GTCCAGTACGGCATCCTGGCCGGGACCCTGGTGTCTGTGCTGATCCTGCTGCACTCCGTGGCCAGACCCAAGATGCAG GTGTCAGAGGGCCCGGTGCTGGTCCTGCAGCCGGCCAGCGGCCTGCATTTCCCCGCGGTGGAGGCCCTCCGGGAGGCGATCATCACCCAGGCCCTGGAAGGTACGC CCCCATCTCCGCAGCGTCGCCCCCGCGCTCTGCCATCCTGGAGTGCTCGCACGTCTGCAGCGTCGACTCCACCGTGGTGCTGGGGCTCGAGGAACTGCTGGAGGACTTCCACAGGCGCGGCGCCACCCTCGCCCTCGTGGGCCTGCAG GTTCCTGTCCTCCGTGTCCTGCTGTCCGCGGACCTGAAGGGTGTCCAGTACTTCTCCACCCTGGAAGAGGCAG AGAAGAGCCTGCTGCAAGAGTCGGGGACCCAGCCGTACAACGTTGGCGAGGACTCCGTTCCGGAGCACAAGGTCGCCCTGCTGAAGGCCTGA
- the SLC26A11 gene encoding sodium-independent sulfate anion transporter isoform X5, giving the protein MPSSVKALGQARPSGAGMAPQTRCCSLAAVQRRLPILAWLPDYSLRWLKMDLVAGLSVGLTVVPQALAYAEVAGLPPQYGLYSAFMGCFVYFFLGTSRDVTLGPTAIMSLLVSFYTFHEPAYAVLLAFLSGCIQLAMGFLHLGFLLDFISYPVIKGFTSAATVTIGFGQIKNLLGLQDIPRQFFLQVYQTFRKVGEIRAGDAVLGLVCVLLLLVLKLMRDHVPPVHPEMPPGVRLSHGLVWTATTARNALVVSFAALVAYSFEVTGYQPFILTGQTAEGLPPVRIPPFSVTTANGTVSFAEMVQDMGAGLAVVPLMGLLESIAVAKSFASQGGYRVDSNQELLAIGLTNVLGSLVSSYPVTGSFGRTAVNAQSGVCTPAGGLVTGVLVLLSLNYLTSLFYYIPKSALAAVIIMAVAPLFDTRVFGTLWRVKRLDLLPLCVTFLFCFWEVQYGILAGTLVSVLILLHSVARPKMQVSEGPVLVLQPASGLHFPAVEALREAIITQALEGTPPSPQRRPRALPSWSARTSAASTPPWCWGSRNCWRTSTGAAPPSPSWACRFLSSVSCCPRT; this is encoded by the exons ATGCCCTCCTCTGTGAAGGCGTTGGGTCAGGCCCGGCCGTCGGGTGCCGGCATGGCCCCCCAGACCCGCTGCTGCTCCCTGGCGGCCGTGCAGAGGCGGCTGCCCATCCTGGCCTGGCTGCCCGACTACTCGCTGCGGTGGCTGAAGATGGACTTGGTCGCGGGCCTCTCGGTGGGGCTCACGGTGGTTCCCCAGGCGCTGGCCTACGCGGAGGTGGCTGGACTCCCGCCCCAG tatGGCCTCTACTCTGCCTTCATGGGATGCTTCGTGTATTTCTTCTTGGGCACCTCCCGGGATGTGACGCTGGGCCCCACGGCCATCATGTCCCTTCTGGTCTCCTTCTACACTTTCCACGAGCCCGCCTACGCTGTGCTGCTCGCCTTCCTGTCCGGCTGCATCCAGCTAGCCATGGGCTTCCTGCACTTGG gcttcctgctggactTCATCTCCTACCCCGTCATCAAAGGCTTCACCTCCGCTGCCACTGTCACCATCGGCTTCGGGCAGATCAAG AACCTCCTGGGACTGCAGGATATCCCGAGGCAGTTTTTCCTGCAAGTGTATCAGACGTTCCGCAAGGTCGGAGAGATCAG GGCGGGTGATGCCGTGCTGGGGCTGGTGTgcgtgctgctgctgctggtgctgaAGCTGATGCGGGACCACGTGCCCCCCGTGCACCCGGAGATGCCCCCGGGCGTGCGGCTCAGCCACGGGCTGGTTTGGACGGCCACCACAG CCCGCAACGCGCTGGTGGTCTCCTTTGCCGCCCTGGTCGCGTACTCCTTTGAGGTGACCGGATACCAGCCTTTCATTCTAACGGGGCAGACTGCCGAGGGGCTCCCTCCCGTCCGGATTCCGCCCTTCTCCGTGACCACGGCCAACGGGACAGTTTCCTTCGCCGAGATGGTGcag GACATGGGGGCTGGGCTGGCCGTGGTGCCCCTCATGGGTCTCCTGGAGAGCATTGCGGTGGCCAAGTCCTTCG CTTCTCAAGGTGGTTACCGTGTCGACTCCAACCAGGAGCTGCTGGCCATCG GCCTCACCAACGTGCTGGGCTCCCTCGTCTCTTCCTACCCGGTCACCGGCAGCTTTGGACG GACGGCTGTGAATGCCCAGTCGGGGGTGTGCACCCCGGCAGGGGGCCTGGTGACAG GCGTCCTGGTGCTGCTGTCGCTGAACTACCTGACCTCGTTGTTCTACTACATCCCCAAGTCCGCGCTGGCGGCCGTCATCATCATGGCTGTGGCCCCGCTGTTCGACACCAGGGTCTTCGGGACGCTGTGGCGCGTGAAGA GGCTGGACTTGCTGCCCCTCTGTGTGACGTTCCTGTTCTGCTTCTGGGAGGTCCAGTACGGCATCCTGGCCGGGACCCTGGTGTCTGTGCTGATCCTGCTGCACTCCGTGGCCAGACCCAAGATGCAG GTGTCAGAGGGCCCGGTGCTGGTCCTGCAGCCGGCCAGCGGCCTGCATTTCCCCGCGGTGGAGGCCCTCCGGGAGGCGATCATCACCCAGGCCCTGGAAGGTACGC CCCCATCTCCGCAGCGTCGCCCCCGCGCTCTGCCATCCTGGAGTGCTCGCACGTCTGCAGCGTCGACTCCACCGTGGTGCTGGGGCTCGAGGAACTGCTGGAGGACTTCCACAGGCGCGGCGCCACCCTCGCCCTCGTGGGCCTGCAG GTTCCTGTCCTCCGTGTCCTGCTGTCCGCGGACCTGA